One genomic region from Erythrobacter mangrovi encodes:
- a CDS encoding DUF2721 domain-containing protein, with protein MLLEFLAATPAIDLLERTSSTAQVQHVVQLSLAPAFLLAAIGAVMNVMTNRLIWVANKIEKIVAADEEGRAGILLEELPALEKRRVYAQRAVMLSTAAALTISIVIVLLFVSAFVRTPLGTLVALAWIVTMSFLVAGLASFLMETRTAAKRNLERMRRRKAR; from the coding sequence GTGCTGCTCGAATTCCTTGCCGCGACGCCGGCGATAGACCTGCTCGAGCGAACCAGCTCGACCGCACAGGTGCAGCATGTCGTCCAGCTCAGCCTGGCCCCTGCCTTCCTGCTCGCCGCAATCGGCGCGGTGATGAATGTCATGACCAATCGGTTGATCTGGGTCGCCAACAAGATCGAAAAGATCGTTGCCGCCGACGAAGAGGGCCGCGCGGGCATTCTGCTCGAAGAACTTCCCGCTTTGGAGAAGCGCCGGGTCTATGCCCAGCGCGCAGTCATGCTCAGCACAGCTGCCGCGCTAACGATCAGCATCGTCATCGTGCTGCTATTCGTCAGCGCTTTCGTGCGCACCCCATTGGGCACGCTGGTCGCCTTGGCATGGATCGTGACGATGAGTTTCCTCGTCGCCGGACTTGCCTCCTTCCTCATGGAAACCCGCACCGCCGCGAAGCGCAATCTCGAACGGATGAGGCGGAGAAAAGCGCGATAG
- the bfr gene encoding bacterioferritin, giving the protein MKGDPTVIEFLNKALTNELTAINQYWLHYRVLADWGITRLAEYERHESIDEMKHADVLAERILFLEALPNFQAIHKLKVGETVEEILKADLAVEMEAIPLLKDAIAHCESVRDYTSREIFERILESEEEHVDFLETQFDMIARMGLENYVQLNSKPAGEGD; this is encoded by the coding sequence ATGAAGGGCGATCCCACGGTCATCGAGTTCCTCAACAAGGCGCTCACCAATGAGCTGACCGCGATCAATCAATATTGGCTGCACTATCGAGTGCTTGCCGATTGGGGCATCACTCGTCTTGCCGAGTACGAGCGGCACGAATCGATCGATGAGATGAAGCATGCTGACGTGCTCGCCGAACGAATCCTGTTCCTTGAGGCGCTCCCCAATTTCCAGGCAATCCACAAGCTCAAGGTGGGTGAAACCGTCGAGGAAATCCTCAAGGCCGACCTGGCCGTGGAGATGGAGGCGATCCCCCTGCTCAAGGACGCGATCGCGCATTGTGAGAGCGTGCGGGACTATACCAGCCGCGAGATCTTCGAGCGGATCCTCGAAAGCGAGGAAGAGCATGTCGATTTCCTCGAGACGCAGTTCGACATGATCGCGCGCATGGGCTTGGAAAACTACGTCCAGCTCAACAGCAAGCCGGCGGGCGAGGGCGACTAA
- the der gene encoding ribosome biogenesis GTPase Der, protein MRASSTKPTVIIIGRPNVGKSTLFNRLVGKRLALVDDQPGVTRDRRFGDAEIAGMEFQVVDTAGWEDDDPESLPGRMRKQTEVSLEGADAAMFVFDSRVGLTPLDEEIARWLRQQKVPVVLVANKAEGKQGDAGIYESFSLGFGEPVALSAEHGEGVADLFDHLWPIIGAKAEATEDDDDTLIGEDEDAPAGPLKLAIVGRPNAGKSTLINRLLGEDRLLTGPEAGITRDSIAIDWEWTDPRTGEEREVRLIDTAGMRKRAQVVEKLEKLSVADARRAIDFAEVVVLMLDATRGLEHQDLKIASMVLEEGRALMIAINKWDIAEDASALFNGIRAALDEGLAQVRGLPLIAVSAKTGKGLDQLLCAAFDLREAWSRRVPTAALNRWFDDALEANPPPAPKGKRIKLRYITQASTRPPRFVVFGTRLDMLPKSYERYLVNGIRSKLGFEAVPVRVVLKSPKNPFQKD, encoded by the coding sequence ATGCGCGCATCCTCCACCAAACCGACCGTGATCATCATCGGTCGCCCCAACGTCGGCAAGTCGACGCTTTTCAACCGATTGGTCGGAAAGCGGCTGGCGCTGGTCGACGACCAGCCCGGCGTGACGCGCGACCGGCGCTTCGGCGATGCCGAAATTGCCGGGATGGAGTTCCAGGTGGTCGATACCGCCGGCTGGGAAGACGACGATCCCGAGAGCCTGCCCGGCCGCATGCGCAAGCAGACCGAGGTAAGCCTCGAGGGTGCCGATGCGGCCATGTTCGTGTTCGATTCGCGAGTAGGCTTGACCCCGCTCGACGAGGAAATCGCCCGCTGGCTGCGGCAGCAGAAAGTCCCCGTGGTGCTGGTGGCGAACAAAGCCGAGGGCAAGCAGGGCGATGCCGGGATCTACGAAAGTTTCTCGCTCGGCTTCGGTGAACCGGTTGCCCTTTCGGCCGAGCATGGCGAAGGCGTGGCCGATTTGTTCGACCATTTGTGGCCGATCATCGGCGCCAAAGCCGAGGCGACCGAAGACGACGACGATACCTTGATAGGCGAAGACGAGGATGCCCCCGCCGGTCCGCTGAAGCTTGCCATTGTCGGCCGTCCGAATGCCGGCAAGTCTACCCTCATCAATCGCCTGCTGGGCGAAGATCGCCTGCTGACTGGTCCCGAAGCCGGCATCACCCGCGATTCGATCGCGATCGACTGGGAATGGACCGACCCCAGAACCGGCGAGGAGCGCGAGGTCCGGCTGATCGACACCGCCGGCATGCGCAAGCGCGCACAGGTGGTGGAGAAGCTGGAAAAGCTCTCTGTCGCCGACGCGCGTCGCGCAATCGACTTTGCCGAAGTCGTCGTCCTGATGCTCGATGCCACCCGTGGCCTGGAACACCAGGACCTCAAGATCGCCAGCATGGTGCTCGAGGAAGGGCGTGCGTTGATGATCGCCATCAACAAATGGGACATTGCCGAAGACGCCAGCGCGCTGTTCAACGGCATCCGCGCCGCACTCGACGAAGGCCTGGCGCAGGTGCGCGGCCTCCCGCTGATCGCGGTCAGCGCGAAAACCGGCAAGGGCCTCGACCAGCTGCTCTGCGCCGCATTCGACCTGCGCGAAGCATGGAGCCGCCGCGTTCCCACAGCCGCGCTCAACCGTTGGTTCGACGATGCGCTGGAAGCCAACCCGCCGCCCGCGCCCAAGGGCAAGCGGATCAAGCTGCGGTATATCACCCAGGCAAGCACCCGTCCCCCGCGCTTCGTGGTCTTCGGGACGCGGCTCGACATGCTGCCGAAGAGCTATGAGCGCTATCTGGTGAACGGCATTCGCTCCAAGCTTGGTTTCGAGGCGGTGCCGGTGCGCGTCGTGCTCAAGAGCCCGAAGAACCCATTCCAGAAGGACTGA
- a CDS encoding (2Fe-2S)-binding protein — protein MYVCICNAIREGELRNVGRRVPGDAVACYAALGKQPNCGQCLDEADDIIREEREMAFEPAVAA, from the coding sequence ATGTATGTCTGCATCTGCAATGCCATCAGGGAGGGCGAGTTGCGCAATGTAGGGCGCCGCGTTCCAGGCGATGCGGTCGCGTGTTATGCCGCCCTTGGCAAGCAGCCCAACTGCGGACAGTGCCTGGACGAGGCCGACGACATCATTCGGGAAGAACGCGAAATGGCGTTCGAGCCCGCCGTGGCCGCCTGA
- the tig gene encoding trigger factor produces MQIKETANEGLKRAYAVTIAAKDIDARIDSEVKKIAPQVKMPGFRPGKVPANLVRKMHGEQLHAQTVNDMIRESVDKVMAENKLRPAMQPKVEFGEGYEEGKDASLTVELEVLPEVDAPEIEGLKLERLMVPVTDEQVMEAVSRIAEGNKSYKDAPKTKKAADGDQLIIDFVGSIDGVEFEGGKAENTPLVIGSGQFIPGFEEQLTGVKTGDEKTITVTFPADYPAEHLAGKDAQFAIKVQQVKIETETKADDEFAKNLGLESLDKLKELLRGQLEQETAGLTRTQMKRQLLDKLAAGHDFAVPQGMVDAEFDQIWAQLQQEAARAEDSAAMLKEMEDEKEDYRRIAERRVRLGLLLSEIGQKNGVEVTANEMQMLIQQAAQQYRAEDRQRFVDYVRSEPMAAAQLRAPLYEDKVVDFLFDKAEITDREVTREELEAAIEAEEDAVVDAKPAKKPATKKPAAKKASAKKEAAEKPAAKKAPAKKAAAKDEGEKKPAAKKAPAKKAAAKK; encoded by the coding sequence ATGCAGATCAAAGAGACCGCCAACGAGGGCCTGAAGCGCGCCTATGCCGTCACCATCGCGGCCAAGGATATCGACGCGCGCATCGACAGCGAAGTGAAGAAGATCGCCCCGCAGGTAAAGATGCCCGGCTTCCGCCCCGGCAAGGTGCCCGCGAACCTGGTGCGCAAGATGCACGGCGAACAGCTGCACGCGCAGACGGTCAACGACATGATCCGCGAATCGGTCGACAAGGTGATGGCCGAAAACAAGCTGCGTCCGGCGATGCAGCCCAAGGTCGAATTCGGCGAGGGCTATGAAGAAGGCAAGGACGCCAGCCTGACGGTCGAGCTCGAAGTGCTCCCCGAAGTCGACGCGCCGGAAATCGAAGGCCTCAAGCTTGAACGCCTGATGGTGCCCGTCACCGACGAGCAGGTCATGGAAGCGGTCAGCCGCATCGCGGAAGGCAACAAGAGCTATAAGGACGCGCCGAAGACGAAGAAGGCCGCGGATGGCGACCAGCTGATCATCGACTTCGTCGGAAGCATCGACGGCGTTGAGTTCGAAGGCGGCAAGGCCGAAAACACCCCGCTGGTGATCGGTTCGGGCCAGTTCATCCCCGGGTTCGAAGAGCAGCTCACCGGCGTGAAGACCGGCGATGAGAAGACCATCACCGTGACTTTCCCGGCCGATTATCCGGCCGAACACCTGGCCGGCAAGGATGCGCAGTTCGCGATCAAGGTCCAGCAGGTGAAGATCGAGACCGAAACCAAGGCCGATGACGAGTTCGCCAAGAATCTCGGCCTCGAAAGCCTCGACAAGCTCAAGGAACTGCTGCGTGGCCAGCTGGAGCAGGAAACTGCCGGCCTGACTCGTACGCAGATGAAGCGCCAGCTGCTCGACAAGCTCGCTGCCGGTCATGACTTTGCCGTGCCGCAGGGCATGGTCGATGCCGAGTTCGACCAGATCTGGGCCCAGCTCCAGCAGGAAGCCGCCCGTGCGGAGGATTCGGCTGCGATGCTCAAGGAAATGGAAGACGAGAAGGAAGACTATCGTCGCATCGCCGAGCGCCGCGTCCGCCTTGGCTTGCTGCTGTCGGAAATCGGCCAGAAGAATGGCGTCGAAGTTACCGCCAATGAAATGCAGATGCTGATCCAGCAGGCTGCCCAGCAATATCGCGCGGAAGACCGCCAGCGTTTCGTCGACTACGTCCGCAGCGAGCCGATGGCTGCCGCGCAGCTGCGCGCGCCGCTGTATGAAGACAAGGTCGTCGATTTCCTGTTCGACAAGGCCGAGATCACCGACCGTGAAGTGACGCGCGAGGAACTCGAAGCCGCGATCGAAGCCGAAGAAGATGCGGTTGTCGACGCCAAGCCGGCCAAGAAGCCTGCGACCAAGAAGCCTGCAGCCAAGAAGGCCTCGGCGAAGAAGGAAGCCGCTGAAAAGCCTGCGGCAAAGAAGGCTCCTGCCAAGAAAGCCGCCGCAAAGGACGAGGGTGAGAAGAAGCCGGCCGCCAAGAAGGCACCGGC
- a CDS encoding DUF418 domain-containing protein — MATAATPDMPDDMAIAPVEPSVTSGAERLVSLDFIRGIAVLGILFANITAFAHPFMVYVWPGAMPGGPTEGDKLAWLIQYVVIDHKMRGLFTILFGAGMMLFVEKAWARGSGRWLQFRRLLWLLLFGMVHYYLIWFGDILQSYAVWGIVALAFMKWRAKSQFLLGLALYGLGTLAMAGMFGSQYYLATHPAAAEQRLSEKQQESLAKAVPDIIEEVDEDIERVRSSSYPETVRHQVLEETDENLVGIAFGLTETIALILLGMALYRFGFFSGSLDPAKMRLWGWVGLGSGTVSSLALGLWAYAAGFPFFLTFFVFEGLFMLPRLAFVLGLAALLVEWAPRATRGWLGQRFVAAGRMAFSNYLGTSLIMLAVFPAWGLDLYGTMHRFALFVMVLGVWALMLLWSKPWLERYRYGPLEWLWRCLTYWRLFPLKR, encoded by the coding sequence ATGGCAACTGCTGCCACACCCGATATGCCAGACGACATGGCGATCGCGCCGGTAGAGCCGAGCGTGACCAGCGGCGCCGAACGCCTGGTCAGCCTCGATTTCATCCGCGGCATTGCGGTGCTCGGCATCCTCTTTGCCAACATCACTGCCTTTGCGCATCCCTTCATGGTCTATGTTTGGCCGGGTGCCATGCCGGGTGGGCCGACCGAAGGCGACAAGCTCGCCTGGTTGATCCAGTATGTCGTCATCGACCACAAGATGCGCGGCCTGTTCACTATCCTGTTCGGCGCGGGAATGATGCTGTTCGTGGAAAAAGCGTGGGCCCGGGGCTCCGGTCGCTGGCTGCAGTTCCGGCGACTGCTGTGGCTGCTGCTGTTCGGCATGGTCCATTATTACCTGATCTGGTTCGGGGACATCCTCCAGTCCTATGCCGTGTGGGGGATCGTGGCGCTGGCGTTCATGAAGTGGCGGGCCAAGTCGCAGTTCCTGCTTGGCCTGGCACTTTACGGGCTGGGTACTCTCGCGATGGCCGGGATGTTCGGCTCGCAATATTACCTCGCGACCCACCCTGCAGCGGCGGAGCAGCGGCTCTCGGAGAAGCAGCAGGAAAGTCTGGCGAAGGCCGTCCCCGATATCATCGAAGAAGTCGACGAGGATATCGAACGCGTCCGCAGCAGCAGCTATCCTGAGACGGTCCGCCACCAGGTGCTCGAGGAGACCGACGAGAACCTCGTGGGAATTGCCTTCGGCTTGACCGAAACGATCGCGCTGATCCTGCTGGGAATGGCGCTCTATCGTTTCGGGTTCTTCAGTGGCTCGCTCGATCCGGCGAAGATGCGCTTGTGGGGCTGGGTCGGCCTGGGCAGTGGGACAGTATCCTCGCTGGCGCTGGGCCTGTGGGCCTATGCCGCGGGCTTCCCTTTCTTCCTCACCTTCTTCGTGTTCGAAGGCCTGTTCATGCTGCCGCGCCTGGCCTTCGTGCTCGGCCTTGCTGCCTTGCTGGTGGAATGGGCACCGCGTGCAACCCGGGGATGGTTGGGCCAGCGATTCGTCGCAGCGGGCCGGATGGCCTTCAGCAATTACCTCGGTACGTCGCTGATCATGCTGGCCGTCTTTCCGGCATGGGGTCTGGATTTGTACGGCACCATGCACCGCTTCGCCCTATTCGTCATGGTGCTGGGCGTTTGGGCACTGATGCTGCTTTGGTCGAAACCCTGGCTCGAGCGCTACCGCTATGGGCCGCTCGAATGGCTTTGGCGCTGCCTCACCTACTGGCGCCTCTTCCCCCTGAAGCGGTGA
- a CDS encoding CHAP domain-containing protein codes for MRKLIALVALLATASPALADEAVELASAGMARGGEGQELEPYLQCAPYARQVTGIELFGEASTWWEQAQGRYATGHKPRVGAVMTFRPYRNMQSGHVAAVSKVIDSRRVLLDHANWSPVNGRRGQVEKDVLAVDVSPTNDWSQVQVWYAPLGKVGSTAWPVDGFIYTDRAVQKQAPLAQGPRTPVQTVPAREEPSTRFLSAFAKFQ; via the coding sequence ATGAGGAAGCTGATTGCCCTCGTTGCCCTGCTTGCCACAGCGTCACCTGCCTTGGCCGACGAAGCCGTGGAGCTTGCCTCTGCCGGCATGGCACGCGGTGGGGAAGGGCAGGAACTCGAGCCTTACCTGCAATGCGCACCCTATGCCCGGCAGGTCACCGGCATCGAACTATTCGGCGAAGCCAGCACTTGGTGGGAACAGGCCCAAGGCCGCTATGCGACCGGCCACAAGCCGCGCGTAGGGGCGGTGATGACGTTCCGCCCCTATCGCAACATGCAATCCGGCCATGTCGCCGCGGTCAGCAAAGTGATCGATTCGCGCCGGGTCCTGCTCGACCATGCCAACTGGTCGCCGGTCAACGGACGGCGCGGACAGGTGGAGAAGGACGTGCTGGCGGTGGACGTCTCACCTACCAATGACTGGAGCCAGGTGCAGGTTTGGTATGCTCCGCTCGGCAAGGTTGGTAGCACTGCCTGGCCCGTCGACGGGTTCATCTACACCGATCGTGCAGTGCAGAAGCAGGCCCCGCTTGCTCAGGGACCTCGCACCCCTGTCCAAACCGTACCGGCGCGCGAAGAACCATCGACACGCTTCCTCAGCGCGTTCGCGAAATTCCAGTAA
- a CDS encoding DUF3297 family protein, whose amino-acid sequence MTDQTKTDTPPDRLSVHPKSAHFDVEVLKRGVGIRFKGKQRTDIEEYSISEGWVRVQAGKTMDRHGNPLTLKLNGPVEAWFEDLGEDAPVAKAG is encoded by the coding sequence ATGACCGATCAGACCAAGACCGACACTCCGCCCGACCGCCTGTCCGTGCACCCGAAGAGCGCGCATTTCGACGTAGAGGTGCTGAAGCGAGGTGTGGGCATCCGCTTCAAGGGCAAGCAGCGCACCGATATCGAGGAATACTCGATCTCCGAAGGCTGGGTGCGGGTGCAGGCCGGCAAGACCATGGACCGCCACGGCAACCCGCTGACACTCAAGCTCAACGGCCCGGTCGAGGCGTGGTTCGAGGACCTCGGCGAAGACGCGCCCGTCGCAAAGGCTGGCTGA